From Chloracidobacterium sp. N, the proteins below share one genomic window:
- the acnA gene encoding aconitate hydratase AcnA, with product MDLTALTQTFPLGSGGTGRLVSLPALAAAGFGDTATLPVSLRIVLESVLRNCDGKRITEDDVRRLAQWAPTAERTAEIPFVVARVLLQDFTGVPLLCDLAAMRSALERLGRDPALIEPLVPVDLVIDHSVQVDFTGRERNLPTLGGNGLGGNGTPADPLTLNMQLEFERNRERYEFLKWGMQAFRTFRVIPPGIGICHQVNLEYLAQGVLSRDDLYFPDTLVGTDSHTTMINGLGIVGWGVGGIEAEAAMLGQPVSFLTPDVVGVNLKGRLREGVTATDLVLTVTEMLRKAGVVGKFVEFHGEGAAELSVPDRATIANMAPEYGATMGFFPVDEKTCTYLLATGRSPEHVATVRNYFEAQGMFGIPAAGACRYSTVLELDLATVEASVAGPKRPQDRIAVGRLAPAFGESLQKPVKEGGFGVAPDAVATRHAVSDPYFGDLGHGDVVIAAITSCTNTSNPSVMLAAGLLARKAVARGLRVRPTVKTSLAPGSRAVTAYLEKTGLLHDLRQVGFDVVGYGCTTCIGNSGPLDPAIEEAITTHSLVAASVLSGNRNFEARVHPNVKANFLMSPPLVVAFALAGRVTLDLAQEPLGYDDAGQPVYLREVWPTTEEIGAVLAAAFDRETYQRLYADFTAEHPLWNAIPTVTGQVYRWQADSTYIQEPPFFADFSLETGTFADIHGGRALAIFGDSVTTDHISPAGSIKPTSPAGQYLQARQVAVADFNSYGARRGNHEVMMRGTFANVRIKNLMVPGTEGGITVHQPSGERMAIYDAAMRYAETRTPLFVLAGKEYGTGSSRDWAAKGTALLGVRVVVAESFERIHRSNLAGMGVLPCQFTGGVTVQSLALDGSETYALEGLSGGVSPRQMVTLVIERANGTVERIPVQLRLDTPVEIDYYRYGGILPYVLRQMLT from the coding sequence ATGGACCTGACGGCACTGACTCAAACCTTTCCCCTTGGCAGCGGTGGTACGGGGCGGCTGGTCTCGCTCCCGGCGCTGGCAGCGGCCGGCTTTGGCGATACTGCCACGCTGCCGGTCTCACTGCGCATCGTGCTGGAATCTGTCTTGCGCAACTGCGACGGAAAACGCATCACCGAAGACGACGTGCGCCGTCTGGCGCAGTGGGCGCCGACGGCTGAGCGGACGGCGGAGATTCCCTTCGTCGTTGCGCGGGTACTGCTTCAGGATTTCACCGGCGTGCCGCTGCTGTGCGATCTGGCCGCCATGCGCTCGGCGCTCGAACGCCTGGGCCGCGACCCGGCGCTCATCGAGCCGCTCGTGCCCGTGGATTTGGTCATTGACCATTCCGTGCAGGTGGATTTCACCGGGCGCGAACGAAACCTGCCGACCCTGGGCGGCAACGGGCTGGGTGGCAATGGCACGCCGGCCGATCCGCTGACGCTCAACATGCAGTTGGAGTTTGAGCGCAACCGGGAACGCTATGAGTTTCTGAAGTGGGGCATGCAGGCGTTCAGGACGTTTCGGGTCATTCCGCCGGGCATCGGCATCTGCCATCAGGTCAATCTGGAATATCTGGCGCAGGGCGTACTTTCCCGCGATGACCTGTACTTCCCGGACACGCTCGTGGGGACGGACTCCCACACAACCATGATCAACGGCCTGGGCATCGTCGGCTGGGGCGTGGGGGGCATCGAAGCCGAAGCCGCCATGCTGGGTCAACCCGTGTCGTTTCTGACCCCGGACGTGGTTGGGGTCAACCTCAAGGGCCGCCTGCGCGAGGGCGTTACGGCCACCGACCTCGTGCTGACCGTTACGGAAATGCTGCGCAAGGCGGGTGTCGTCGGGAAGTTCGTCGAGTTTCACGGGGAAGGGGCGGCGGAGTTGAGCGTTCCCGACCGGGCCACAATTGCCAACATGGCGCCGGAATACGGTGCGACCATGGGCTTTTTCCCGGTGGATGAAAAAACCTGCACCTATCTGCTGGCCACGGGCCGCTCGCCGGAGCACGTCGCCACGGTGCGTAACTACTTCGAGGCACAGGGGATGTTCGGCATCCCGGCCGCGGGGGCCTGCCGCTATTCAACGGTTCTGGAACTGGATTTGGCGACCGTGGAAGCCAGCGTGGCTGGCCCGAAGCGTCCCCAGGACCGGATTGCCGTCGGGCGGTTGGCCCCGGCCTTTGGGGAGAGCCTCCAGAAGCCGGTCAAAGAAGGCGGGTTCGGTGTCGCACCCGATGCGGTTGCCACACGCCATGCCGTAAGCGATCCCTACTTTGGCGATCTTGGCCACGGGGATGTCGTCATTGCCGCCATCACTTCCTGCACGAACACGTCAAACCCCAGCGTGATGCTGGCTGCCGGTCTGCTGGCACGGAAGGCGGTGGCGCGTGGGCTGCGCGTGCGCCCCACGGTCAAGACTTCGCTGGCCCCCGGCTCACGCGCCGTCACGGCTTACCTGGAAAAAACCGGCCTGCTGCACGACCTGCGGCAGGTGGGCTTTGATGTTGTGGGTTATGGCTGCACGACCTGCATCGGCAACTCAGGTCCGCTCGATCCGGCCATCGAGGAAGCCATCACCACGCACAGCCTGGTGGCGGCCAGTGTGCTTTCCGGCAACCGCAACTTCGAGGCGCGGGTGCATCCCAATGTCAAAGCCAACTTTCTGATGAGTCCGCCGCTGGTCGTTGCCTTTGCCCTGGCCGGGCGGGTGACGCTCGACCTGGCGCAGGAGCCGCTGGGGTATGACGATGCCGGTCAGCCGGTGTATCTGCGGGAGGTCTGGCCGACGACCGAAGAGATTGGAGCGGTACTGGCAGCAGCCTTTGACCGCGAGACTTACCAGCGGCTTTACGCTGATTTCACCGCTGAACATCCGCTGTGGAATGCCATTCCCACCGTCACCGGGCAGGTCTATCGGTGGCAGGCGGATTCGACCTACATCCAGGAACCGCCGTTTTTTGCCGACTTCAGTCTGGAAACGGGTACGTTTGCTGACATTCACGGCGGGCGGGCGCTGGCGATCTTTGGCGATTCCGTCACGACCGATCACATCTCCCCGGCGGGCAGCATCAAGCCGACCTCCCCGGCCGGGCAATACCTTCAGGCGCGACAGGTGGCCGTGGCCGATTTCAACAGTTACGGCGCGCGCCGGGGCAACCACGAGGTCATGATGCGCGGCACGTTCGCCAATGTCCGCATCAAAAACCTCATGGTGCCGGGGACGGAAGGCGGCATCACGGTGCACCAGCCCAGCGGCGAACGGATGGCCATCTATGACGCCGCCATGCGCTATGCCGAAACCCGGACGCCGCTCTTTGTTTTGGCCGGGAAAGAATACGGCACGGGCAGTTCCCGCGACTGGGCGGCAAAGGGCACGGCGCTGCTGGGCGTACGGGTGGTGGTGGCGGAAAGCTTCGAGCGTATCCACCGCAGCAACCTCGCCGGCATGGGCGTGCTGCCCTGTCAATTTACTGGCGGTGTCACGGTACAGTCGCTGGCCCTTGACGGCAGCGAAACCTATGCCCTGGAAGGTTTGTCCGGTGGCGTCAGCCCGCGCCAGATGGTGACGCTCGTGATTGAACGGGCTAACGGGACGGTGGAGCGCATCCCGGTGCAGCTCCGCCTCGACACCCCCGTGGAGATTGACTATTACCGCTACGGCGGAATTTTGCCCTACGTGCTCCGGCAAATGCTAACGTAG
- the hpnA gene encoding hopanoid-associated sugar epimerase — MKVFVTGGTGFVGASVLRELLAGGAEVRALARRNSDRRNLEGLNVEVIEGDLDDVALLTRAMADCEWAFHVAAHYSLLRRDRDAIYRANVEGTRHVLQAARAAGIKRLVHTSSVAAIGVPPEGEVADETFQTTVGELVSDYKKSKFLAEQLAREAAREGLPVVIVNPSTPIGPYDVKPTPTGDIVLRFLQRRMPAYVDTGMNLIHVRDVAIGHIRAAEKGRVGERYILGHRNMTLKEILDTLAAITGLPAPTRRLPHWLPVVVGAMDEFFLSRLTGKPPTVAFDSARMAAHPMYYDATRAVTYLGLPQTPIETALQEAVTWFRDHGYV; from the coding sequence ATGAAGGTTTTTGTCACAGGCGGCACCGGCTTTGTCGGCGCCAGTGTGCTGCGCGAACTGCTTGCCGGTGGGGCTGAAGTCCGGGCGCTGGCGCGACGCAACAGTGACCGGCGCAATCTCGAAGGTCTGAACGTCGAAGTCATCGAAGGCGATCTCGACGACGTGGCGCTGCTGACCCGCGCCATGGCCGACTGTGAGTGGGCCTTTCACGTGGCCGCCCACTACAGCCTGCTGCGGCGTGACCGGGACGCCATCTATCGCGCCAATGTCGAAGGCACGCGCCACGTCCTGCAGGCAGCGCGCGCCGCCGGCATCAAACGCCTTGTCCACACCAGTTCGGTGGCGGCCATCGGCGTACCGCCCGAAGGCGAAGTTGCCGACGAGACGTTTCAGACCACCGTCGGGGAACTCGTCAGCGATTACAAGAAGTCCAAGTTTCTGGCGGAACAGCTTGCCCGCGAAGCCGCCCGCGAGGGGCTTCCCGTTGTCATCGTCAATCCCAGCACGCCTATTGGGCCGTACGATGTCAAACCCACGCCGACCGGCGACATCGTGTTGCGGTTTCTGCAACGGCGCATGCCGGCCTACGTGGACACGGGGATGAACCTGATTCACGTGCGGGATGTCGCCATCGGGCATATCCGTGCCGCCGAGAAAGGGCGCGTCGGCGAGCGGTACATCCTCGGCCACCGGAACATGACGCTCAAGGAAATTCTGGACACCCTGGCGGCCATTACCGGGCTGCCGGCCCCAACGCGCCGCCTGCCCCACTGGTTGCCGGTTGTCGTTGGCGCAATGGATGAATTCTTCCTGAGTCGGCTGACGGGAAAGCCGCCGACGGTCGCCTTTGATTCGGCCCGCATGGCAGCGCATCCGATGTATTATGACGCGACACGTGCCGTGACCTACCTGGGCCTGCCCCAAACGCCCATCGAGACGGCGTTGCAGGAAGCTGTAACCTGGTTTCGGGACCATGGCTACGTCTGA
- a CDS encoding ABC transporter permease, whose protein sequence is MRLTIFRDYGWLLYSLVIRDLRGRYKGSVLGFFWTFLNPLLLMLTYSIVFGYFLQVNAPAYPVFILSGLLPWIWFSTALLQGSTSILEGASYVGKTIFPTPVLPLVPVLAGMVNYLLSLPLLLLLLLAFRLPLGWGLVCFPVLVLIQALLLSGLTMALSALSVTFRDTQHLLGHIVTILFFMMPIMYPLTAIPERARWIVEHNPLVGLFYGYQQIFYYGEVPDPRRLLWLLVLAVAVFYGGQFTFNRQSESFAEHI, encoded by the coding sequence ATGCGCCTGACGATTTTCCGCGATTACGGTTGGCTGCTGTATTCTCTTGTCATCCGCGACCTGCGCGGGCGGTACAAAGGTTCGGTACTCGGTTTCTTCTGGACGTTCCTCAACCCGCTGCTGCTGATGCTGACCTACAGTATCGTCTTCGGGTACTTCCTGCAGGTCAACGCGCCAGCCTATCCGGTCTTTATCCTCAGCGGCCTGCTCCCGTGGATATGGTTTTCGACGGCCCTGCTGCAAGGTTCGACCTCGATTCTGGAAGGCGCTTCGTACGTCGGTAAGACCATTTTCCCCACGCCGGTGCTGCCGCTCGTGCCGGTGCTGGCCGGGATGGTCAACTATCTGCTGTCGCTGCCGCTGCTGTTGCTGCTGTTGCTTGCCTTCCGGCTGCCGCTGGGGTGGGGACTGGTATGCTTTCCGGTGCTGGTGCTCATTCAGGCGCTGCTGTTGTCCGGTCTGACGATGGCGCTGTCGGCGCTCAGCGTGACGTTTCGGGATACGCAGCACCTGCTCGGTCACATCGTGACCATTCTGTTCTTTATGATGCCGATTATGTATCCGCTGACGGCGATTCCCGAACGGGCGCGGTGGATTGTCGAGCACAATCCGCTGGTGGGACTTTTTTACGGCTACCAGCAGATATTCTATTATGGCGAAGTCCCTGACCCGCGCCGGTTGCTGTGGCTGTTGGTGCTGGCCGTGGCGGTGTTCTACGGTGGGCAGTTCACATTCAACCGGCAGTCGGAGTCCTTTGCCGAACACATTTAG
- a CDS encoding AMP-binding protein — protein sequence MSAPTPQARPVINPIRTRSDWQAQRAACQQDPGAFHGAIARRELHWFDPAHRAWVTYDEAAARWTGYDDATGAPVTPDLPPDFSPWKRAFDDSDAPFYRWFAGAWTNACFNEVDRHVLAGHGEEVAFYFEGDRWDQSLDEGRGGPVVSFAVTRKQLLLETVKAAMVLQKLGLRAGDRIAINLPNIMEQIYFTEAAKRLGVIYTPVFGGFSAKTLSDRIHDSGARVVITSDGGYRNAQIVPYKEAYTDKALDDYVPVADVLDIVHNTLELLTEKSTFGWSGEHFHDAVIEHICRAVREAIAGDITVERADAMRGVGVGLSELRLLSAKAKSMIRTAIAKALVTTPARVEAVIVVKHTGQDIVWRPERDHWAHDLLAAASRQLLETARARGLAVETEADLLALPTADFIAVLYAHSRPVPVDAEFPLFFIYTSGSTGKPKGVVHVHGGYVAGIAHTMQIAFDARPGDVMYVIADPGWITGQSYLISAALTTRVTSVVAEGAPVFPNAGRFASIIERYRVNIFKAGSTFLKAIMSDAQNRADVERYDVSSLHVATFCAEPTSPAVQQFGMDLLCRQYINSYWATEHGGIVWTHFYANEDFPLRPDAHTYPLPWVMGDVWVAEETDDEGVVRRHRPAEIEEKGEIVITQPYPYLARTVWGDVGKFAVTTIPVGDGREAVAVTPAWRGDFERYRKLYWTKWAGTLAYTQGDFARKYADGSFSLHGRSDDVINVSGHRLGTEEIEGAILRDKQINPNSVVGNVIVIGAPHREKGQTPVAFILTAAGRKLTTEDERRLSELVRQEKGLTAVPSDYIPVTAFPETRSGKYMRRFLKNLLFGEPLGDTTTLRNPEVLADIADKIKAWREKARLREESRVFETYRYVRVQYFDVVPPKAGQPAQRIALATITNPPVNALNERALDELITVIEHLERREDVKVVIFTGEGTRSFVAGADVKQLLDFKTVAEALPLPNNAHLAFGKIERMHKPVIAAINGVALGGGNEFQMACHYTVSEPTAIFGQPEIRLHLIPGYGGTQRLPRLLALRRGN from the coding sequence ATGAGTGCACCGACGCCACAGGCTCGCCCTGTCATCAATCCGATTCGTACCCGGTCTGACTGGCAGGCCCAGCGGGCCGCCTGCCAGCAGGACCCCGGCGCTTTCCACGGCGCCATTGCGCGCCGTGAGCTGCACTGGTTCGACCCCGCACACCGGGCGTGGGTGACGTACGACGAAGCCGCCGCACGCTGGACGGGCTATGACGATGCGACCGGTGCGCCGGTGACGCCCGACCTGCCGCCGGATTTCAGCCCGTGGAAGCGGGCGTTTGACGACTCGGACGCACCTTTCTACCGGTGGTTTGCCGGTGCGTGGACAAATGCCTGCTTCAACGAAGTGGACCGCCACGTGCTTGCCGGGCACGGTGAGGAGGTTGCCTTCTACTTCGAGGGCGACCGCTGGGACCAGTCCCTGGATGAGGGCCGGGGCGGCCCCGTCGTCTCCTTTGCCGTTACCCGCAAGCAGCTTCTGCTGGAGACCGTCAAGGCGGCCATGGTGCTTCAGAAGTTGGGGCTGCGCGCCGGCGACCGCATCGCCATCAACCTGCCCAACATCATGGAGCAAATCTATTTCACTGAAGCGGCCAAGCGGCTGGGGGTCATTTACACGCCGGTGTTTGGCGGTTTTTCGGCCAAAACCCTCAGTGACCGCATCCACGATTCGGGCGCCAGAGTTGTCATCACCTCGGATGGCGGCTACCGGAATGCGCAGATTGTGCCCTACAAGGAAGCCTACACCGACAAGGCGCTGGATGATTACGTTCCGGTGGCGGACGTGCTCGACATCGTTCACAACACACTGGAACTGCTTACGGAGAAATCCACCTTCGGATGGTCAGGTGAGCATTTCCACGATGCCGTCATCGAGCATATCTGCCGGGCCGTACGGGAAGCCATTGCCGGGGACATCACCGTGGAGCGCGCCGACGCCATGCGCGGCGTCGGTGTGGGGTTGAGTGAACTGCGCCTGCTGTCAGCCAAGGCGAAATCCATGATTCGCACGGCCATTGCCAAGGCGCTTGTGACGACGCCGGCCCGCGTCGAAGCTGTCATCGTGGTCAAACACACGGGACAGGATATTGTCTGGCGTCCTGAACGTGACCACTGGGCGCACGACCTGCTGGCTGCGGCCAGCCGGCAACTGCTCGAAACGGCACGGGCGCGCGGGTTGGCCGTCGAAACCGAAGCCGATTTGCTGGCGCTGCCGACTGCGGATTTCATTGCCGTACTCTACGCGCATTCACGTCCGGTGCCGGTGGACGCCGAGTTTCCGCTGTTTTTCATCTACACCTCCGGTAGTACCGGGAAACCCAAAGGGGTCGTTCATGTTCACGGTGGCTATGTGGCCGGCATTGCCCACACGATGCAAATTGCGTTTGACGCGCGGCCGGGCGATGTCATGTATGTCATCGCCGATCCGGGCTGGATTACCGGGCAGAGCTATCTCATTTCGGCGGCGCTGACCACGCGGGTCACCAGCGTCGTGGCCGAAGGCGCGCCGGTGTTCCCCAATGCCGGGCGCTTCGCCTCCATCATCGAGCGTTACCGGGTCAACATCTTCAAGGCCGGCTCGACCTTCCTCAAGGCCATCATGAGCGATGCCCAGAACCGCGCCGATGTCGAGCGGTATGACGTTTCCTCGCTGCACGTGGCGACGTTCTGTGCCGAGCCGACCTCGCCTGCCGTACAGCAGTTCGGCATGGACCTGCTCTGCCGGCAGTACATCAACTCCTACTGGGCCACGGAGCACGGCGGCATCGTCTGGACGCACTTTTACGCCAACGAGGACTTTCCCCTGCGCCCCGACGCCCACACCTATCCGCTGCCGTGGGTGATGGGGGATGTGTGGGTGGCCGAGGAAACGGATGACGAGGGCGTCGTCCGGCGGCACCGCCCGGCCGAAATCGAGGAAAAAGGGGAAATCGTCATCACGCAGCCTTATCCCTACTTGGCGCGCACGGTCTGGGGTGATGTCGGGAAGTTTGCCGTGACGACGATCCCTGTGGGTGACGGGCGGGAAGCCGTGGCTGTTACGCCCGCCTGGCGCGGCGATTTCGAGCGTTACAGGAAGCTGTACTGGACGAAATGGGCCGGGACACTGGCCTACACCCAGGGCGATTTTGCACGCAAGTACGCCGACGGCAGCTTCAGCCTGCACGGCCGCTCCGACGACGTCATCAACGTGAGCGGGCACCGTCTGGGCACGGAAGAAATCGAAGGCGCCATCCTGCGCGACAAACAGATCAACCCCAACTCCGTCGTCGGCAACGTCATTGTCATCGGTGCGCCCCACCGCGAGAAGGGACAGACACCGGTGGCCTTCATTCTGACGGCCGCGGGACGCAAGCTGACGACCGAAGACGAACGGCGGCTGTCGGAACTTGTCCGCCAGGAAAAGGGGCTGACGGCTGTTCCGTCGGACTACATCCCGGTCACGGCGTTTCCTGAAACGCGCAGCGGCAAGTACATGCGGCGTTTCCTCAAGAACCTGCTCTTTGGCGAGCCGCTGGGCGACACCACGACGCTGCGCAACCCCGAAGTGCTCGCTGACATTGCGGACAAAATCAAAGCCTGGCGCGAGAAGGCACGCCTGCGCGAAGAAAGCCGCGTGTTTGAGACCTATCGTTACGTGCGTGTGCAGTACTTCGACGTGGTGCCGCCCAAAGCCGGACAACCCGCCCAACGGATTGCGCTGGCCACGATTACCAACCCGCCGGTCAATGCGCTCAACGAACGGGCGCTGGATGAACTCATTACGGTCATCGAGCACCTTGAGCGCCGCGAGGATGTGAAAGTCGTCATCTTCACCGGCGAGGGCACCCGCTCGTTCGTGGCCGGGGCCGATGTCAAGCAGTTGCTTGACTTCAAAACCGTGGCGGAAGCCCTGCCCCTGCCCAACAACGCCCACCTGGCTTTCGGCAAAATCGAGCGGATGCACAAGCCGGTGATTGCCGCCATCAACGGGGTTGCCCTGGGGGGCGGCAACGAGTTTCAGATGGCCTGTCACTACACGGTGAGCGAGCCGACGGCCATCTTTGGGCAGCCCGAAATCCGGCTGCATCTCATTCCCGGCTACGGCGGCACGCAGCGGCTGCCGCGCCTGCTGGCGCTGCGGCGTGGAAACTGA
- the mtnP gene encoding S-methyl-5'-thioadenosine phosphorylase — MTTLPSSPIKYAVIGGSGFYRMEAFEETEELFLDTPFGKPSDAIITGRLDGVPMAFLPRHGRGHLLLPSELPYRANMYALKMLGVEFVISISAVGSLREELKPLDVVIPDQFFDRTRGRTAESTFFGEGIVAHVTFADPVCPVLCDALEAAGRELGNVTVHRGGTYLCMEGPAFSTRAESNVYRQWGMDIIGMTNLQEAKLAREAEMSYATLAMVTDYDCWHPGHADVTVEMVIDYLNRNVATAQRIVRGTLRRLAATNPTSPYASALKNAIMTRPDLVFPETRRRLAAIIGKYLPL; from the coding sequence ATGACCACCTTACCTTCGTCGCCCATCAAGTATGCCGTCATCGGCGGGAGTGGTTTTTACCGCATGGAAGCTTTCGAGGAAACAGAAGAGCTGTTTCTCGACACCCCGTTTGGAAAACCCTCCGACGCCATCATCACCGGACGGCTGGACGGCGTGCCCATGGCCTTTTTGCCGCGCCACGGTCGCGGACATCTCCTGCTGCCTTCCGAACTGCCCTATCGCGCCAACATGTACGCCCTGAAGATGCTGGGCGTCGAGTTTGTCATCTCGATTTCGGCCGTCGGCTCACTGCGGGAGGAACTCAAGCCGCTCGATGTCGTCATTCCCGACCAGTTTTTCGACCGGACGCGCGGACGAACCGCCGAATCCACCTTCTTCGGCGAAGGCATCGTGGCCCACGTCACCTTTGCTGACCCCGTGTGCCCGGTGTTGTGCGACGCGCTGGAAGCGGCCGGACGCGAACTGGGCAACGTGACCGTCCACCGGGGTGGTACGTACCTGTGCATGGAAGGGCCGGCGTTTTCCACCCGCGCCGAGTCGAATGTGTACCGGCAATGGGGCATGGACATCATCGGGATGACCAACCTCCAGGAAGCCAAACTCGCGCGCGAAGCGGAAATGAGTTACGCCACGCTGGCAATGGTCACGGATTACGACTGCTGGCATCCGGGTCATGCCGATGTGACGGTGGAAATGGTCATTGACTACCTCAACCGCAACGTGGCGACCGCGCAGCGCATCGTGCGGGGAACGCTCCGCCGCCTGGCTGCGACCAATCCCACCTCGCCCTACGCTTCTGCGCTCAAAAACGCCATCATGACGCGCCCGGACCTGGTGTTTCCCGAAACGCGCCGGCGGCTGGCGGCCATCATCGGCAAGTACCTGCCACTGTAA